GCCGGTCAGGATCAGCGCGGCCACCAGGGCCAGCGCCATCAGACCGTCCACCACGAGCGGGTAGAGGCTGGCGGCCAGTACGTCCGCGCCGATCGCGCCGGCCACGTCCTTGAGCGCGTTCCACGAGACGCGGAACGCCATGCCGACCACGACCAGGAGCGCGGCGACCATCGACCACTTCGCCTTGGTGTTCACGCCGCCACCCCCAGGACCGCCGGGCGCCGGCGGGCGGTGGTGCGGCGGGCGGTGTGCAGCGGCACCGGGGCGGTGTCCAGCAGGCGCTCGGCGTAGGCGGCCAGCTCCGGCGCCTCCCGGCGCAGGTCCGCCAGCACCGCCAGCGCCACGTCCATCCGGGCGGCGCGCTCGACGGCGCTCTCGCCGGGCACACCGGCGAACAGCTCCTCGTCCACGCCCAACGCCAGCTCCGCGAACTCGTCCGAACTCGCTGCGTGCTGGCCTGCAACAATCGACTTCACGGGTCTACCTCTTCCAAGCGGGGCGGTGGGCCCGAGGGCCGCCGCGCGATCCTTGGCCGGAGCGCGGCGGCCCGCTTTCGTGGGCCCAGACCACTCGTCACGAGCAGCCACGGACCCCGACACCCGCCGCGTCGTGCGCGAAGGTGCCGGGGCCCGAGATCACTGGTGAAGCAAGAGGTTCGATCTCATCTGGGCGCGGTCCGGGCTCGCTCCGGGGAGATCGCTCCCGAAGGTCGTCGCCGGTGAAGGTCGGCCGCGTCGTTCTTTGAGTCGGCTGCGTGTCCCATGTACGGCCGCCGTCTGAAGGGCGACCGAGGTGTCAGGGCGTGCGCCCCTTCTCGACCGACTGGTCTCCACTCACCCCGACCGGCGTGGTCACGGAAGGACTGCGGTGGTGGATCGCGCTCTTGAGTTGTTGAGCAGATATGCGTTTGTGCAGCTCAAAGGCCGCCCTAGGCATAGCCCATCGCAGCCGCCTTGTACCAGTTGAGCCACTGGCTCAACTGGTAGGTACAAGCTGCTGAACATGATGCTGCACTTACGGAGAGCTATCGTCAAGCCCATTGGTTCAACATGTAGGAACCAGTTGACCGGGTGGGGCATTATGGGAGGTATGAGTAGCCAGCCGCTGTACCGTCGAGTCGCCGACGCGCTTCGGATCGAGATCAGCACTGGGGTGTTCCCGCCCGGGGCTCGCCTGCCTTCCGAGCGTGACCTGTGTGACCGGTTCGATGCCTCCAGGAACACGGTGCGTGCCGGTCTGAACGTCCTCGTGGCTGAGGGGTTGATCTCAGCCAGCCAGGGGCTTGGTTATGAGGTCCGCTCGCACGAGGTGTTCAGCCTGAACGCTTCCCGCTTCGAGAACCTGACGTTCCCTCAGAACGGGGACGCTTACAGCACCGACGTGACGCAGGCTGGCCGCCGGCCTCACCAAGAGTTCAGGGTGGAGATGCAACCGGCTCCGGCGGTCGTGGCGGAACAGCTACGGGTGGATGAAGGGGCGACGACTGTTCTTCGGTTCTGCCACCGCTATGTCGACGGCGTGCCGTGGTCCACCCAGGCCACCAACTACCCCATGTGGCTGGTCGAGAAGGCGCCGCGCTTGGCGGAGCCGGGCGACATCGCGGAGGGGACCACCAGGTATCTGGCAGGACTCGGGGTGGAGCAGGTTGGCTACTTTGATGACATCTCAACCCGGATGCCCACGCCGGAGGAGGCGCGGCTTCTCCAGGTAGGAGCAGGCGTGCCGGTGCTGATGTGGGTGCGGACCGGCTACTCGCAGGACAAGCCGATCCGCTGCACCATCACTACGTTCCGTGGCGATCTCAACCACATGAACTACGAGATCGGAAACCTTGAGGCGCGGGGGACTGAGGTGTGATTGTCGAGTCAGCAACTCCAGCGGACCTGGACCGGCTCCTGACCTTCCGGGCAGAGGCGGCCGGATGGTTGAGCGCACTCGGAAGTGACCAGTGGAGTCGGCCCTACCCGGGGGACAAGCTCCTGGCCACCATCGAGGCAGGCACCGTTTTCATGCTCCGAGACGGTTCAGAGACCGTGGGGACCATAACTCTCACACCAGAGGCCGAGGACGGCCTGTGGACGCCGAGCGAACTCAGTGAGCCCGCGCGCTACATCAACAAGCTCACGGTCTCGCGCGACTATGCGGGCCGGGATTTCGGGGGGCGCCTGCTGAACTGGGCGGGCACACGTGCCGCCAGCGAGGGTGCTCGATGGCTCCGGCTAGATGCGTGGACCGCAAATGAGCGTCTGCAGCGGTACTACCTCGACCACGGGTTCACGTATGTGCGCACGGTTCGCGAGGGAGTGGCAGTGAACGGGGGGCCGCGCGTCTCTGGGTGGGTTGCCCAGCGGCCAGCGATTGTTGCTGATCATGGCTTTGAGGACGCTACTTCCGCCAGCATGCGCTCGGACTCTGGTGTGCTCTGACTATGGGCTTTGGCTGATTACCACTTCGCAGAGGCGTTAGCCAGCTGGGAGAGATCCAGCGCGGCCGCCGGGCTGGCCTACTCGACAGGCCCGGCGGGTCTGGCGCGGCTCCACTCCGCCCAGCAGGGGAATCAGGCTAGAAGGGCGCTGCCGGTAGTACGTCGCTCAGGTCGCGCTCGGTCACAGAGTGCACCTGGTCCACTGCGTCGGCCAACGAGATGCAGACCTCTCGCCAGTCCGGCTCGACAATCGACACCTCCAGCGATGATGCCAAGCGACGCATGAATCGGTCCCCCACTCGCCCGCCGAACCAGAACTCGAAGGTGCCAGTGCCCCTCTGTGGAGCTGGAATCACCGCGATCGATATGAGACGGTCCAGGCCGTCGCTCTCGGTGTCCCGCGAGTAGTAGGTCCACTCCAAGGCGCCGTGGCGATCGCCACCCCTTGTGATCAGCTCGAAGTTTTCGGCTAGTTCGACGTCCTTTAGCGTGCGCTCCAGGTGGTCATTCACCAGCTCGGACCATCGAATGTAGGCCTCGTTAGGAGTCATCACCGCAGCTCCACCTCCCACTTGCTGGCGATCGCGTCTTCCTTGAAGCCGTCGAGGAGTATGTATTCGATGCCGCGGCCCCAGGCGACGTGCCGAGGGCCGGCCACCCGATCCAGCCTCGCTGGCTCTAAGACGATGACGTGCATGCGGGGTATGCCGACGCCAGGGAGGGCCAGCGCCCCGATCAGCTCATCCGGGGGGTAGGGGGTGGGTGTGGTGAAGATAGGCCGTGTGGTGCCGTTGCGGAAAGAGCCCACGTTGCCCAATGCCACGAAGTGCAGCAGTTTGCGCCCCTTGAGCTGCGCTACCAGTTCAGCGCCCTCCAGGACAGGTAGCCGGTTGTCCGGGACGTCGCAGGGATGGATTGCCCCGGGGCCGATCATGTGCAAGTCCAAGTGGACCGCGAGATTGCTGACCGACGTCACCATGATGATCACCTCTCCCTTCCACAGTGCCACCCGTCTCGTTCTGCTGCTCTCCGAGTGGTTCCGCGCGCGGAGGGGAGCCGCCGGACAGCCGCTCTGTCTCATGGTGACCCTGTTAGGACTAGGGGCTACGGGCTCAGTTCTGGTCTCAGTCCACCAGTAACACTGTGGTCGCCCGTCGTCCATAAACATGTCCTGACCTGCGGCCGAGATGGCGACAGACCGTAGTGGACTGAGTTTGGGCAAACTCGTAATGCGTAGGTCGCGGGTTCGAATCCCGCAGGCGGCTCAGACATCGGAATCCCGGGTCGCACCTCGTGCGGCCCGGGATTCCTCGTTTTCGTGTCCGGGCCCGGGGCACGTCCGGTGGGCCGGTCGGCGGCGCCACCGGACGTGGTGGGCGGTCAGGTCAGGCGCATCATCGACGCCGACGCGAGGTAGACCCCGTTGAGGACGGCGACGAAGACACCGGTGTGGACGTCGGGCCGCGGGTGGTGGCCGACCAGGTCGATCGCCGCCGTCCAGTCGGCCGTGCCGCCGGGTTCGACGGTGACGGCGGCCGAGGTCTCCGGCGGCAGTCCGAGGAACTTGCGCATCGCGAAGGCGTGGCCGATGCCGCCGCGGAGCACCGAGCCGGTGCCGTTGTGGATCCGCCGGGGCAGGCTCGGGACGGTGCCGCGCCGGGCGGCGACGTCCACCGGCCCGGTGAGTCGGACGGTCGGGTCGCCGGACTCGCTGGTCCACCAGATGTCCCCGCACCGGCGGCACTGCAGGGTCTGCACGGTCAGCAGCTCGTGGACGAGGTGGCGCATCGTCACCACCGCCGCGCTGTCCCGGTCGCACTCGGGGCAGCGGGCGGGCCGCTGCGACACCTCGCGCAGCCCGTCGAGCGCTGGCCCGCCGTAGTTCCAGCCCGACACGTAGATGCTCTGCGCGATCCGAGCGGTGGCGTCGAGCTGGAACTCCGCCACGGCCGACTCCAGTGCGGCCACCGCGTCCGGCAGCCCCGGGTCGTGCAGGTCCTCGGCGAGCGTCCGGACCTCGGCCCGCAGGCCCTCGACGGCCGCGCCGTCCACCACCGGCTCCAGCCAGGTCAGCCGCTCCAGCCGGGGGAGGACGGTGTTGCCGAGGTCGGCGAGCCGGCGCAGCGCCTCGTCGTCGATGTCCGCGGCCGAGGCCGTCCGGCCCGTCCCGCGCAGCCCCGTCGCCTCCGGCCAGGGGAGTACCAGGCCGGGGTCGCCGAGCAGCCCGAACCGGTTCAGCCAGCCGTTGATCGGACGGGCCCGCTCACCGAGCCGCTCGACGACCCGGCCCAGTGGCAGCCGCTCCGCCAGGGCGGCCTCGAAGTCGCCCTGCGAGCCGCGCTGCACGATGTGCACGCCCATCGCGCCGACCACCGCCACCGCGGTGCCCTCCAGCAGCCCCAGCCCGAGCGCGACGTGGCTCGGGTAGACGTTGTTGCCCACCGCCACCGAGGAGCAGCTGTGCGTGAAGACCACGGTGGCGTGGATCTCGGCGGCGGGCAGCCGCTGGTCCTCGTCCAGGTCGGAGCGGTGACAGCCCTCGCCGAGCATGCACGGCATGTGCCGGTACCCCGGCGGGAGTTCCGGCAGCGGCTCGTCGATCCGGTCGGAGCGGCCGCAGACGATGCCGTCCGGGAAGCCCGCGCAGCACTCCTTGCCGAGTGCGCGCAGCACGACGACCTTCAGACGGCGCTCGCGCAGGACACCCAGCCCGTCCAGGCCGTCGGCGTCGGCGAGCTCGGACTCCTCCAGCATCGGGTGGGAGGCCACGAACATGCGGTCCTCGCCGACCGCGTCGACGGTCAGACTCCGGTAGACGAGGCACGCGAGCGAGGAGAGGTCCCGGGTGGCGAGCACGCCGACGGACGCGCCGGAGGCACCGGCCCAGTCGCCGGCGGCGGTGAGGTCGTCGGCCAGCCCGACCACCGCCACCAGGACGCCCGGATGGCCGGCCAGCTCCTTCAGCAGGTGCTCGGGCTCGACCTGGAGGTGCTCGCGGCCGGTGGCGACGGCGAGCAGCCGGGCGGCTGCCGAGGCCCCGTCGCCGACCGACACGACGAGTCCTTCCCGCGGGTCCGCCGCCACGGCGGGCAGCGGACCGTCCGGGAAGAGCGACCGGTAGCGGTCGAGCGCGGGCCCCGGCAGGACGGGGAAGGGCCGGCCGGGGGACCACGCGGCGGCGGCCGCCGCGTACCGCGCCGGGTCGGCGCACAGGGTGATCGACTCGGTCATGCGCTCCGCCCCTCCAGGAAGGCGGAGACCCGGGCGTCGACGTGGCCCGGCTCCGGCTCGTGCGCGAGCAGCATGGCGGCCTGGCCGGAGAGGGTGCTGCCGGTGTAGTAGGCGCGCAGCGGCGGCCGGACCCCGAGGACGCTGCGGATCTTCGCGTTCAGCCGGCCGACCAGGATGGAGTGGCCGCCGATGGCGAAGAAGTCGTCGTCCGGCCCGAGCGACTCGACCTCGGTGAGCTCGGTCCAGATGTTGGCGAGCAGCGTTTCGAGCGGGGTGAGCCGCCCGTCACCGGGTGCGGTCTCCCGTTCGGGGACGAGCCGGGCCAGTGCGGCGCCGTCGACCTTGCCGGAGGTGGTGAGCGGCAGGCGGTCGAGGACGGTCACCCGGGGCACCATCCACGCCGGCAGTTCGAGGGCCAGGTGCTCGGCGAGCCGGGCGGCCAGCTCCGCCGGGTCGTCGGCGCCGTCGGCGGGCACGACGAAGCCGGCGAGCGAGCGGTCGGCGCCCTCGCCCCGGACGATCACGAAGGCGTTGGCGACGTCCGGCCGTTCCAGCAACCGGGCCTCGACCTCGGCGAGTTCGATCCGGAAGCCGCGGATCTTCACCTGCCGGTCGATCCGGCCCCGGTACTCCAGGACCCCGTCCGCCGTGCGGCGGGCCCGGTCACCGGTCCGGTAGAGGAGCTCGCCCGGGGCGGCCGGGTCCGGCACGAACGCCGCCCCGGTGAGATCGGGGCGCCCGAGGTAGCCGAGGGCCAGGCTGGGCCCGCCCAGGTGGAGGTCGCCGTCCTCGCCGTCGGCGACCGGCTTCCGGTGCTCGTCCAGGAGGACGGTCCGCAGCCCGTCGAGCGGGCGGCCGATCGGGACGGAGGACGTGCCCTCGGGCACCTCGGTGACCCGGTGCCAGGTGACGAAGGTGGTCGCCTCGGTGGGGCCGTAGACGTTCATCAGGTGCCCGGTGAAGGTGGCGAGCACCGAGCGGGCGCGGCGTGGATCCATGGCCTCGCCGCCGACCAGCAGCATCCGGACGGGGTCGAAGGTCCGCGGGTCCTGCAGCGCCACCTCGTGGAAGACGGAGGTGGGGGCCAGCATCGCGGACACGCCGTGCGCCCGGATCGCCTCGCCGAGCAGGGGGGCGTCGGTGAGCAGGTCCCGGCTCAGGACGACCGTGGCGGCCCCGGTCAGCAGGGCGCCCCAGACGTCGAAGGTGATCGCGTCGAAGGCCGGGCTGTTCACGTGCGCGACGCGGTCCTGCGGGCCGAGGCCGGGCTCGCGGAGGGAGCGTACGAAGTGCGCGATGCTGCGGTGCGGGAGGACGACGCCCTTGGGCACCCCGGTGGTGCCCGAGGTGTAGAGCACCACCGCCGGCTCCTCCGACATGTCGTCCAGCCGGGGGAGCGTGGTGCTGTCCGCCGGCTCGGCGTCCTCGCAGATCAGGACCGGCAGGCCGGAGAAGTGGTCGGCGGTCGCCCGGTCGGTCACGGTCAGCCGGGCACCGCTGTCCTCCGTCACCAGCCGATGGCGGTTCGCCGGCTGGGCGGGGTCCAGCGGGACGTAGGCGGCACCGGTCTTCAGAACGGCCAGGAAGGTGGCGATCCGGTCGACGCCCGGAGGCAGGCAGACCGCGACGAAGGAGCCCGGCGTGACACCCTGCTCGACCAGCGATCTCGCGAACCGCTCGGACAGCGTGGCCAGTTGTCGGTAACTCAGCTCGCGTCCGGTGTCCGGATGGCTGACCGCGAGGGCGTCGGGGGCCCGTTCGACCTGTTCCTCGAACAGCACTGACAGCGAGAACTTCACCCGTTTCTCCTGGTCAAGTAGCAAGGCATGAAGGGAATCCGGTGTCGCGAAAGCTCGGGCGGCGGGCCTGCCGGGGCGGGCGCCTCCTC
This genomic window from Streptomyces sp. TLI_235 contains:
- a CDS encoding GntR family transcriptional regulator; the protein is MGGMSSQPLYRRVADALRIEISTGVFPPGARLPSERDLCDRFDASRNTVRAGLNVLVAEGLISASQGLGYEVRSHEVFSLNASRFENLTFPQNGDAYSTDVTQAGRRPHQEFRVEMQPAPAVVAEQLRVDEGATTVLRFCHRYVDGVPWSTQATNYPMWLVEKAPRLAEPGDIAEGTTRYLAGLGVEQVGYFDDISTRMPTPEEARLLQVGAGVPVLMWVRTGYSQDKPIRCTITTFRGDLNHMNYEIGNLEARGTEV
- a CDS encoding ribosomal protein S18 acetylase RimI-like enzyme, coding for MIVESATPADLDRLLTFRAEAAGWLSALGSDQWSRPYPGDKLLATIEAGTVFMLRDGSETVGTITLTPEAEDGLWTPSELSEPARYINKLTVSRDYAGRDFGGRLLNWAGTRAASEGARWLRLDAWTANERLQRYYLDHGFTYVRTVREGVAVNGGPRVSGWVAQRPAIVADHGFEDATSASMRSDSGVL
- a CDS encoding amino acid adenylation domain-containing protein gives rise to the protein MKFSLSVLFEEQVERAPDALAVSHPDTGRELSYRQLATLSERFARSLVEQGVTPGSFVAVCLPPGVDRIATFLAVLKTGAAYVPLDPAQPANRHRLVTEDSGARLTVTDRATADHFSGLPVLICEDAEPADSTTLPRLDDMSEEPAVVLYTSGTTGVPKGVVLPHRSIAHFVRSLREPGLGPQDRVAHVNSPAFDAITFDVWGALLTGAATVVLSRDLLTDAPLLGEAIRAHGVSAMLAPTSVFHEVALQDPRTFDPVRMLLVGGEAMDPRRARSVLATFTGHLMNVYGPTEATTFVTWHRVTEVPEGTSSVPIGRPLDGLRTVLLDEHRKPVADGEDGDLHLGGPSLALGYLGRPDLTGAAFVPDPAAPGELLYRTGDRARRTADGVLEYRGRIDRQVKIRGFRIELAEVEARLLERPDVANAFVIVRGEGADRSLAGFVVPADGADDPAELAARLAEHLALELPAWMVPRVTVLDRLPLTTSGKVDGAALARLVPERETAPGDGRLTPLETLLANIWTELTEVESLGPDDDFFAIGGHSILVGRLNAKIRSVLGVRPPLRAYYTGSTLSGQAAMLLAHEPEPGHVDARVSAFLEGRSA